In Cedecea neteri, a single genomic region encodes these proteins:
- the cho gene encoding excinuclease Cho yields the protein MVRRANTSRLEFEAAAVYEYPEHLRPWLDDLPKKPGVYVFHGESDVMPLYIGKSVNIRTRVMSHFRTPDEAALLRQSRRITFIRTAGELGALLLEAQMIKEQQPLFNKRLRRNRQLCSLSLLGETPQVVYAKDIDFSRQPGLYGLYANRRAALQTLQGLADEHRLCYGLLGLESLSKGRACFRSALKRCAGACCGKETQAEHHARLVQALEQVRLICWPWKSAVAIVEHSPEMTEYHLIDHWFYLGSVQQLNDATTRRQPPEGFDNDGYKILCKLMLSGEYEVIELK from the coding sequence GTGGTCAGGCGTGCAAATACGTCGCGGCTAGAGTTTGAAGCCGCGGCGGTCTATGAATATCCAGAGCATCTCAGGCCGTGGCTTGATGATCTGCCCAAAAAACCCGGCGTCTATGTTTTTCACGGTGAAAGCGACGTTATGCCGTTGTATATCGGCAAAAGCGTCAATATCCGCACGCGCGTGATGTCCCATTTTCGTACGCCTGATGAAGCCGCGCTCTTGAGGCAGTCTCGCCGGATTACCTTTATCCGCACCGCCGGCGAACTCGGGGCGCTGCTGCTCGAAGCGCAAATGATCAAAGAGCAACAGCCTCTGTTCAACAAACGCCTGCGTCGTAACCGCCAGCTTTGTTCCCTGTCTCTCCTGGGGGAGACACCGCAGGTTGTCTACGCCAAAGATATCGATTTCTCCCGTCAACCGGGCCTGTACGGGTTGTACGCGAACCGCCGGGCTGCGCTGCAAACGCTGCAAGGGCTAGCCGATGAGCATCGCCTCTGTTACGGCCTGCTGGGCCTGGAGTCACTGAGTAAGGGCCGGGCCTGTTTTCGCTCAGCGCTTAAACGCTGCGCCGGAGCCTGCTGCGGGAAAGAGACTCAGGCCGAACATCACGCCCGCCTGGTTCAGGCTCTTGAACAGGTGCGCCTGATTTGCTGGCCATGGAAAAGCGCCGTCGCCATCGTGGAACACAGCCCGGAGATGACCGAGTATCACCTGATCGATCACTGGTTTTATCTTGGCTCGGTGCAGCAGTTAAATGACGCGACAACCCGCCGTCAGCCGCCGGAGGGCTTTGATAACGACGGCTATAAAATTCTCTGTAAGTTGATGCTGAGCGGGGAATATGAGGTGATAGAACTGAAGTAG
- the yddG gene encoding aromatic amino acid DMT transporter YddG — protein sequence MDTSSQRATLIGLIAILLWSTSVGLLRSISEHFGAVGGAALLYTVSALCLCLVRGLPKIRELPPRYLWAGGLLFVSYEISLALSIGYAHTRVQSLELGMINYLWPCLTVFFALFINGQRSNLWLWPGLALSLAGIVQVMKGDGDWSPLVMWHNILDNPLAYGLAFAAAVIWALYCNLTRRWSEGKSGVSLFFCATAVVLWFKFAFVEHPEMHFTLSGTAQLLFMGISTAVAYSAWNIGIQRGNMTLLATASYFTPVLSALLATLWLGLHPGFAFWQGVLMVVGGSLLCWLATRRYG from the coding sequence ATGGACACCTCTTCGCAACGCGCCACGCTTATCGGCCTTATCGCAATCCTGCTCTGGAGTACCTCCGTTGGTCTGTTGCGCAGCATCAGCGAGCACTTTGGCGCAGTCGGCGGCGCGGCCCTGCTCTACACCGTCAGCGCGCTGTGTCTTTGCCTCGTCCGGGGCTTACCCAAAATACGCGAACTGCCACCCCGTTACCTCTGGGCTGGTGGGCTGCTCTTTGTTAGCTATGAAATAAGCCTGGCGCTTTCAATTGGGTACGCGCATACCCGCGTCCAGTCCCTGGAGCTGGGGATGATCAATTATCTCTGGCCCTGCCTGACCGTCTTTTTTGCCCTGTTTATTAATGGGCAGCGTAGCAACCTGTGGCTGTGGCCCGGGCTCGCGCTTTCCCTTGCCGGGATTGTGCAGGTGATGAAAGGTGACGGCGACTGGTCGCCTCTGGTGATGTGGCACAATATTCTCGATAACCCGCTGGCCTATGGTCTGGCTTTCGCCGCCGCCGTTATCTGGGCGCTTTACTGCAACCTGACGCGGCGCTGGAGCGAAGGCAAAAGCGGCGTCAGTCTGTTCTTCTGTGCCACTGCGGTGGTGCTGTGGTTTAAGTTCGCCTTTGTTGAACACCCGGAAATGCACTTCACCCTGTCTGGCACGGCGCAGTTGCTGTTTATGGGGATTTCCACCGCCGTCGCCTACTCAGCCTGGAATATTGGCATTCAGCGGGGAAACATGACGCTGCTCGCCACGGCGTCCTACTTCACGCCGGTGTTATCGGCCCTTCTCGCCACGCTGTGGCTGGGCCTGCATCCCGGCTTTGCTTTCTGGCAAGGCGTACTGATGGTTGTGGGCGGTTCTCTGCTCTGCTGGCTTGCCACCCGACGCTATGGTTAA
- the nadE gene encoding ammonia-dependent NAD(+) synthetase gives MALQQEIIQALGVKPQIDATEEIRVSVDFLKTYLKTYPFIKSLVLGISGGQDSTLTGKLCQLAISQLREETGDDSYQFIAVRLPFGVQADEQDCQDAIAFIQPDRVLTVNIKGAVLASEQALREAGIELSDFVRGNEKARERMKAQYSIAGMTKGVVVGTDHAAEAVTGFFTKYGDGGTDINPIFRLNKRQGKLLLKTLGCPEHLYLKAPTADLEDDRPSLPDEAALGVTYVQIDDYLEGKTVPAETAKIIEGWYLKTEHKRRPPITVFDDFWKK, from the coding sequence ATGGCTCTGCAACAAGAGATTATTCAGGCACTGGGCGTCAAGCCACAGATCGATGCCACCGAAGAGATCCGCGTCAGCGTTGATTTTCTGAAAACGTACCTTAAAACCTACCCGTTTATTAAATCTCTGGTGCTGGGGATCAGCGGCGGCCAGGACTCCACTCTGACAGGCAAACTTTGCCAGCTAGCCATTAGCCAACTGCGTGAAGAAACCGGCGACGATAGCTATCAATTTATCGCCGTGCGCCTGCCGTTTGGCGTGCAGGCCGACGAGCAAGACTGCCAGGACGCCATTGCATTTATCCAGCCGGATCGCGTGCTAACGGTGAACATCAAGGGCGCAGTGCTTGCCAGCGAGCAGGCGCTACGCGAGGCGGGTATCGAACTGAGCGATTTTGTTCGCGGCAATGAAAAAGCCCGCGAGCGCATGAAAGCGCAGTACAGCATCGCCGGGATGACCAAAGGCGTCGTCGTGGGGACTGACCATGCCGCGGAAGCCGTTACTGGCTTCTTCACCAAGTATGGCGACGGCGGCACTGACATTAACCCTATTTTCCGCCTCAACAAACGCCAGGGCAAACTGCTGCTGAAAACGCTGGGCTGCCCGGAACATTTGTACCTGAAGGCCCCTACAGCCGATCTCGAAGACGATCGCCCTTCACTGCCGGATGAAGCAGCCCTGGGCGTAACCTATGTACAAATTGACGATTATCTGGAAGGTAAAACCGTTCCGGCTGAAACCGCAAAAATCATCGAAGGCTGGTATCTGAAAACAGAACACAAGCGCCGCCCGCCGATTACCGTGTTTGATGATTTCTGGAAAAAATAG
- the osmE gene encoding osmotically-inducible lipoprotein OsmE → MNNKFAGFLGAAAVMTMLAGCTAYDRTKDLVTEPVVKDVKKGMTRAQVQQIAGKPSSEITMIHAKGTCQTYILGQRNGKAETYFVALDDTGRVMNSGYQTCAEYDTDPQAPKA, encoded by the coding sequence ATGAATAATAAATTTGCAGGATTTTTAGGCGCGGCAGCGGTAATGACTATGCTGGCAGGGTGTACCGCTTACGATCGTACCAAAGATCTGGTGACTGAGCCGGTGGTCAAAGATGTTAAAAAAGGCATGACCCGTGCTCAGGTACAGCAGATTGCGGGTAAACCGTCTTCCGAAATCACCATGATCCACGCCAAAGGCACCTGCCAGACCTATATTCTGGGCCAGCGTAACGGCAAAGCTGAAACCTACTTTGTTGCACTGGATGACACCGGTCGGGTGATGAACTCCGGCTACCAGACCTGTGCCGAATACGACACCGACCCGCAGGCACCTAAAGCCTAA
- the cedA gene encoding cell division activator CedA, which translates to MKPLRQPNTRPIITYTPRVEPAPPSHAWRVDGFKDVYLLRGQYVAFVLLGDAFRQSPPFTLPESAQRWAKQVRQENEV; encoded by the coding sequence ATGAAACCACTGCGCCAACCGAATACACGCCCAATCATTACCTACACGCCCCGCGTGGAGCCTGCGCCGCCTTCTCATGCGTGGCGAGTCGACGGGTTTAAAGATGTTTATCTGCTGCGCGGGCAGTATGTAGCGTTTGTTTTACTGGGTGATGCCTTCCGCCAGTCACCGCCGTTTACTTTGCCCGAATCGGCACAGCGCTGGGCAAAACAGGTTCGGCAGGAAAACGAAGTATAA
- a CDS encoding L-cystine transporter produces the protein MNFPLVANIVVFVVLLLLLAQTRHKQWSLAKKVLAGLVLGVIFGLGLHTIYGSDSAVLKDSIQWFNVVGNGYVQLLQMIVMPLVFASILSAVAKLHNASSLGKISVLSIGTLLFTTLIAALVGVLVTNLFGLTAEGLVQGNAENARLAAIQSSYIGKVADLTVPQLILSFVPKNPFADLTGANPTSIISVVIFAAFLGVAALKLLKDDAPKGERVLVAIDTLQSWVMKLVRLVMQLTPYGVLALMTKVVAGSNLQDIIKLGSFVVASYLGLAIMFGVHAVLLAFNGVSPVKYFRKVWPVLTFAFTSRSSAASIPLNVEAQTRRLGVPESIASFSASFGATIGQNGCAGLYPAMLAVMVAPTVGINPLDPVWIATLVGIVTVSSAGVAGVGGGATFAALIVLPAMGLPVTLVALLISVEPLIDMGRTALNVSGSMTAGTITSQLMKQTDKEILNSDDEVELAHR, from the coding sequence ATGAATTTTCCACTGGTAGCGAACATTGTGGTGTTCGTTGTATTGCTATTGCTGCTGGCGCAAACCCGCCATAAGCAATGGAGCCTTGCCAAAAAAGTGCTGGCAGGTCTGGTACTGGGCGTGATCTTTGGCCTGGGACTGCACACCATTTATGGTTCTGACAGCGCGGTGCTGAAAGATTCCATTCAGTGGTTTAATGTAGTCGGTAACGGCTATGTGCAACTGCTGCAGATGATTGTTATGCCGCTGGTCTTCGCCTCAATCCTGAGCGCCGTAGCCAAACTGCATAACGCTTCTTCGCTGGGGAAAATCAGCGTTCTGTCTATCGGTACTCTGTTATTTACCACGCTGATTGCCGCGCTGGTCGGGGTACTGGTCACCAATCTGTTCGGGCTGACCGCTGAAGGCCTGGTGCAGGGCAATGCAGAAAACGCCCGTCTGGCGGCAATTCAGTCCAGCTACATTGGTAAAGTTGCAGACCTGACCGTCCCACAGCTGATCCTCTCCTTCGTGCCGAAAAACCCGTTTGCTGACCTGACCGGTGCCAACCCGACGTCTATTATTAGCGTGGTGATTTTTGCTGCCTTCCTGGGCGTCGCGGCGCTGAAGCTGCTGAAAGATGATGCGCCAAAAGGCGAGCGCGTCCTGGTGGCTATCGACACCCTGCAAAGCTGGGTCATGAAGCTGGTTCGCCTGGTGATGCAGCTGACGCCATACGGCGTGCTGGCGCTGATGACCAAAGTGGTGGCGGGCTCAAACCTGCAGGACATCATCAAACTGGGCAGCTTCGTGGTAGCGTCTTACCTTGGTCTGGCAATTATGTTTGGCGTTCACGCCGTTCTGCTGGCCTTCAACGGCGTTAGCCCGGTGAAATACTTCCGCAAAGTCTGGCCAGTGTTGACCTTCGCGTTCACCAGCCGCTCCAGCGCGGCGAGTATCCCGCTGAACGTGGAAGCGCAAACCCGCCGTCTTGGCGTGCCAGAATCCATCGCCAGCTTCTCTGCCTCCTTCGGCGCAACCATTGGCCAAAACGGCTGTGCGGGCCTCTACCCGGCGATGCTTGCGGTAATGGTGGCTCCGACCGTCGGGATTAACCCGCTGGATCCTGTCTGGATTGCAACGCTGGTAGGGATTGTGACCGTTAGCTCCGCAGGCGTGGCCGGCGTGGGCGGTGGTGCAACCTTCGCTGCGCTGATTGTTCTGCCCGCGATGGGGCTGCCGGTAACGCTGGTCGCACTGCTGATTTCCGTTGAGCCGCTGATTGATATGGGCCGTACCGCCCTGAACGTGAGCGGGTCGATGACCGCAGGGACCATTACCAGCCAGTTGATGAAGCAGACCGACAAAGAGATTCTGAACAGCGACGATGAAGTGGAATTAGCCCACCGTTAA
- a CDS encoding metal-dependent hydrolase, producing MTAEGHLLFSIACAVFAKNAELTPVLAQGDWWHIVPSAILTCLLPDIDHPKSFLGQRLSWISKPVARMCGHRGFTHSLFAVFAGLALFYLKVPESWVIPADALQGMVLGYLSHILADMLTPAGVPLLWPCRWRFRFPIIRPQKGNQLERALCMALFGFAVWMPQSLPENGAVRWSSQMINSLQTTFNSFITHQSER from the coding sequence ATGACGGCGGAAGGCCACCTGCTCTTTTCTATTGCCTGTGCAGTTTTTGCCAAAAACGCCGAACTGACGCCCGTCCTCGCCCAGGGCGACTGGTGGCATATTGTGCCGTCCGCGATTCTGACCTGCCTGTTGCCGGACATTGACCACCCCAAATCCTTTCTGGGCCAGCGGCTAAGCTGGATCTCAAAACCGGTGGCGCGAATGTGCGGCCACCGGGGATTTACCCACAGCCTGTTTGCGGTGTTCGCCGGACTGGCGCTGTTTTACCTCAAGGTGCCAGAAAGCTGGGTCATTCCGGCCGATGCGCTGCAGGGCATGGTGCTGGGTTACCTCAGCCACATACTTGCCGACATGCTAACGCCTGCCGGCGTGCCGCTATTGTGGCCGTGCCGCTGGCGTTTCCGTTTCCCCATCATTCGCCCACAAAAAGGCAATCAGCTTGAGCGCGCCCTGTGCATGGCGCTGTTTGGCTTTGCGGTATGGATGCCCCAGAGCCTGCCCGAAAACGGTGCAGTGCGCTGGTCTTCGCAGATGATAAATTCGCTGCAAACCACCTTTAATAGCTTTATAACTCACCAGTCTGAGCGTTAA
- the hxpB gene encoding hexitol phosphatase HxpB — translation MAETRQILAAIFDMDGLLIDSEPLWDRAELDVLESIGVDITRRHELPDTLGLRIDLVVELWYSRQPWTGPSREEVTARVIERAIALVEEQRPLLPGVVEAVKLCKTLGLKVGLASASPLHMLEKVLEMFDLRQYFDAIASAEHLPYSKPHPQVYLDAAAKLGIDPLSCVTLEDSVNGMIATKAARMRSIVVPADENVADPRWCLADVKLPSLVQLTETSLKG, via the coding sequence ATGGCCGAAACACGCCAAATCCTCGCGGCAATTTTTGATATGGATGGGCTGCTGATAGATTCCGAACCGCTTTGGGATCGTGCGGAGCTGGACGTGCTGGAGAGCATCGGCGTCGATATTACGCGTCGTCACGAACTGCCCGACACGCTGGGATTGCGCATCGACCTGGTGGTCGAACTTTGGTATTCACGCCAGCCGTGGACCGGACCATCGCGCGAGGAAGTGACCGCGCGCGTTATCGAACGTGCTATTGCGTTGGTTGAAGAACAGCGCCCTCTGCTGCCAGGCGTTGTTGAAGCGGTGAAGCTTTGCAAAACGCTGGGCCTGAAGGTTGGTCTGGCCTCCGCATCTCCGCTGCACATGCTGGAAAAAGTGCTTGAGATGTTCGACCTGCGCCAGTATTTCGACGCGATTGCCTCCGCCGAGCATTTGCCTTACAGCAAACCGCATCCGCAAGTGTACCTGGATGCTGCCGCGAAGCTGGGGATCGATCCGCTCTCCTGCGTGACGCTCGAAGACTCCGTCAACGGCATGATCGCCACCAAAGCGGCCAGAATGCGCTCCATTGTGGTACCTGCCGATGAGAACGTTGCGGACCCGCGCTGGTGCCTGGCAGACGTCAAACTCCCTTCTCTGGTTCAACTGACCGAAACAAGCCTGAAAGGCTAA
- a CDS encoding YniB family protein, with product MTYQQAGRIAILKRVAGWIIFIPALLSTVISVLKFMYQHSEKQPGIDAVMMDFAHVMIEMMRFNTPFLNLFWYNSPLPDFNGQVNVFFWVIFALIFIGLALQDSGARMSRQAKFLREGVQDQLILEQAKGPDGLSKAQLDAKVVVPHHTILLQIFPLYVLPVIVIVVGYFFFKLLGFL from the coding sequence ATGACGTATCAACAAGCTGGACGCATTGCGATTTTAAAGCGCGTGGCGGGCTGGATTATTTTTATTCCGGCGCTGCTGTCGACGGTGATTTCCGTCCTGAAATTTATGTATCAGCACAGCGAAAAACAGCCGGGCATTGACGCCGTGATGATGGATTTCGCCCACGTGATGATTGAGATGATGCGGTTCAATACGCCGTTCCTGAATCTCTTCTGGTACAACTCGCCGCTGCCGGATTTTAACGGCCAGGTGAACGTTTTCTTCTGGGTGATATTTGCGCTGATTTTCATCGGTCTGGCGCTGCAGGACTCCGGGGCCCGCATGAGCCGCCAGGCAAAATTCCTGCGCGAGGGCGTGCAGGATCAGCTGATTCTTGAACAGGCGAAAGGGCCGGATGGACTCAGCAAAGCGCAGCTAGATGCGAAAGTGGTTGTGCCGCATCACACGATCTTACTGCAGATTTTCCCGCTTTATGTCCTGCCGGTGATTGTCATCGTGGTGGGCTATTTCTTCTTCAAGCTGCTCGGCTTTTTATAA
- a CDS encoding fructosamine kinase family protein: MWQAIRHLLSEQLGEAEIEQRTELPGGEIHAAWHIRYAGHEIFVKCDEREMLPIFTAEADQLELLSRSKTVRVPRVWALGSDRDYSFLLLEYLPSKPLDAHNAFLLGQQLARLHQWSDQPQFGLDFDNDLSTTPQPNAWQRRWSTFFAEQRIGWQLEMAAEKGIDYGDIDLIVDFVQQTLASHQPQPSLLHGDLWSGNCALGPDGPFIYDPACYWGDRECDLAMLPLHNDQPPQIYDGYQSVSPLPAGFLDRQPIYQLYTLLNRAILFGGQHLVTAQKALEKVLAA, encoded by the coding sequence ATGTGGCAAGCCATCCGTCATTTGTTAAGCGAGCAGTTGGGCGAAGCAGAGATTGAACAGCGCACTGAGCTACCCGGCGGCGAAATTCACGCGGCATGGCATATTCGTTATGCGGGCCACGAGATCTTCGTCAAGTGCGACGAGCGTGAAATGCTGCCTATCTTCACGGCAGAAGCCGACCAGCTAGAGCTCCTGTCGCGCAGTAAAACCGTCAGAGTCCCCAGGGTCTGGGCGCTCGGCAGCGACAGAGATTACAGCTTCTTGCTGCTGGAATATCTGCCTTCTAAACCCCTCGATGCCCATAACGCGTTTCTCCTCGGTCAGCAGTTGGCCCGGCTTCATCAATGGAGCGACCAGCCGCAGTTCGGTCTCGACTTCGACAACGATCTCTCCACCACCCCACAACCCAATGCCTGGCAGCGACGCTGGTCGACTTTCTTTGCCGAGCAGCGCATTGGCTGGCAGCTGGAAATGGCGGCGGAAAAGGGCATCGACTATGGCGATATTGATTTGATCGTTGATTTTGTCCAGCAGACGCTGGCCTCGCATCAACCTCAGCCTTCCCTGCTGCATGGCGATCTCTGGTCAGGCAACTGCGCCCTCGGGCCTGACGGGCCTTTTATTTACGATCCCGCCTGCTACTGGGGGGACAGGGAATGCGACCTGGCCATGCTGCCGCTGCACAACGACCAGCCGCCGCAAATTTACGACGGGTATCAGTCCGTCTCTCCTCTTCCGGCAGGCTTCCTCGACCGCCAGCCTATTTACCAACTTTATACCCTGCTTAACCGGGCGATTCTGTTCGGCGGGCAGCACCTCGTGACGGCGCAAAAAGCGCTGGAGAAAGTGTTAGCGGCGTAA
- the ghoS gene encoding type V toxin-antitoxin system endoribonuclease antitoxin GhoS, protein MSDVERYVITVQFEEQSLADINELNNQLTRGGFTLTLIDDQGKIHELGPGSFGLISPLDEQEVEALARGLGSVALGTEPDVVVTRWETWQKQK, encoded by the coding sequence ATGAGCGATGTTGAACGCTATGTGATCACGGTGCAATTTGAGGAACAAAGCCTGGCCGACATCAACGAGCTGAACAACCAGCTCACCCGCGGCGGCTTCACCCTCACGCTCATCGATGATCAAGGCAAAATTCACGAACTTGGCCCGGGCAGCTTCGGGCTAATCAGTCCGCTTGATGAACAAGAAGTTGAAGCGCTGGCCAGAGGGCTGGGAAGCGTAGCGCTTGGCACGGAGCCTGACGTCGTCGTTACCCGCTGGGAAACCTGGCAGAAACAAAAGTAA
- the pfkB gene encoding 6-phosphofructokinase II translates to MTAIFTLTLAPSLDSATVTAQIYPEGKLRCTSPIFEPGGGGINVARAIVHLGGHATAIFPVGGATGQHLRDLLLEEHVTVDTVGAKDWTRQNLHVHTESTGEQYRFVMPGAALTDDEFLQLEQKSLALHSGDILAISGSLPPGVDLKKLCRLVKMAQEKGIRCIVDSSGEALKATLALGNIELVKPNQKELSALVQRELTQPDDVRAAAQHLVDSGQAKRVVVSLGAQGALAVDAHECVHVVPPPVKSQSTVGAGDSMVGAMTLKLAENAPLLDIVRYGVAAGSAATLNKGTRLCSLENTQKIYAWLRG, encoded by the coding sequence ATGACCGCTATTTTTACACTCACCCTCGCCCCTTCGCTCGACAGTGCCACCGTCACGGCGCAAATCTATCCTGAAGGGAAACTTCGCTGCACCTCGCCCATCTTTGAACCCGGCGGCGGCGGCATAAATGTTGCCCGTGCCATTGTGCATTTGGGAGGACACGCCACGGCGATATTTCCGGTTGGCGGCGCGACTGGCCAGCACCTTCGTGACCTGTTGCTTGAAGAGCATGTCACCGTGGACACTGTGGGAGCGAAAGACTGGACCCGTCAAAACCTGCACGTTCATACCGAATCTACCGGCGAACAATATCGATTCGTGATGCCTGGAGCCGCCCTGACGGATGATGAATTCCTGCAACTGGAGCAAAAATCCCTCGCCCTTCATTCCGGCGATATTCTGGCGATCAGCGGTAGCCTGCCGCCGGGCGTTGATCTCAAAAAGCTCTGCCGCCTGGTAAAAATGGCTCAGGAGAAAGGCATACGCTGCATTGTGGACAGCTCGGGAGAGGCGCTGAAAGCCACACTCGCGTTAGGCAACATCGAACTGGTGAAACCAAACCAAAAAGAGCTGAGTGCTTTAGTTCAGCGTGAACTCACCCAACCTGACGATGTGCGTGCTGCTGCGCAGCACCTTGTCGACAGCGGCCAGGCAAAACGCGTAGTGGTTTCTCTGGGAGCACAGGGAGCCCTGGCGGTGGATGCACACGAATGCGTGCACGTTGTGCCGCCGCCGGTCAAAAGCCAAAGTACCGTCGGCGCCGGAGACAGCATGGTTGGCGCCATGACGCTCAAGCTTGCGGAAAACGCGCCTCTGCTGGATATCGTTCGCTATGGCGTGGCTGCCGGCAGTGCCGCAACGCTGAACAAAGGTACCCGCCTCTGCTCGCTGGAAAATACGCAGAAAATCTACGCCTGGCTACGAGGCTAA
- a CDS encoding DUF481 domain-containing protein, translating into MKLLKTVPVALLLTGGAFFSHFAVADDSVFTVMDDPTTAKKPFEGNLNAGYLAQAGNTKSSNLTANTNMTWYNTATAWSIWGTASNTSSNDVRSSEKYSAGGRGRYNMTDYDYIFGQASWLTDRYNGYHARDVFTAGYGRQLLNGPVHSLRVEFGPGVRYDEFTDGNNETQALGYASATYNWQLTDNAKFIQGVSVLGSDDTTVNSETALDVAISEHFGLKVGYNVTWNSDPPSTAPNHTDRRTQITLGYKM; encoded by the coding sequence ATGAAGCTTTTAAAGACAGTGCCGGTTGCACTTTTACTCACCGGTGGAGCGTTCTTTAGCCACTTCGCAGTGGCAGATGACTCAGTATTTACTGTCATGGATGACCCGACTACCGCGAAGAAACCCTTCGAAGGTAATCTGAATGCAGGCTATCTTGCGCAGGCAGGCAATACCAAAAGTTCCAACTTGACTGCTAACACCAATATGACCTGGTACAACACGGCTACCGCCTGGTCAATTTGGGGTACCGCCAGCAACACCTCTTCCAACGATGTGCGCTCTTCTGAGAAATACTCAGCGGGTGGGCGTGGTCGTTACAACATGACTGACTATGACTATATCTTTGGTCAGGCAAGCTGGTTGACTGACCGCTACAACGGCTACCATGCGCGCGATGTTTTCACCGCGGGTTATGGTCGCCAGTTGCTGAACGGCCCGGTTCACAGTCTGCGTGTGGAATTCGGTCCAGGTGTACGTTACGACGAATTTACCGATGGTAACAACGAGACTCAGGCGCTGGGCTATGCGTCTGCGACTTACAACTGGCAGCTGACCGACAACGCTAAGTTTATTCAGGGCGTGTCCGTGCTGGGCAGTGACGACACCACGGTGAACTCCGAAACGGCGCTGGATGTGGCCATCAGCGAGCACTTTGGCCTGAAAGTAGGCTATAACGTGACCTGGAACTCCGATCCGCCGTCTACTGCACCAAACCATACCGACAGACGTACGCAAATTACGCTCGGGTATAAGATGTAA